GGTCAACTGAAAAATATTCGAGCCTATCAACAATCTTTGATAGAACTGCAAGGTGAAAAGTATTTTGTACAAGTCAAACCTTGGAATGATAAGTTAGGTTTGGATTGGTTAGTAGTTGTGATTGTGCCTGAAAAGGATTTTATGGCACAAATTCATACCAATAATCGGACAACTATTTTACTTTGCTTGGGGGCGCTGATCATAGCTACTGCAATGGGCGTTTATACTTCCCGTTGGATTGTCCTTCCTATTTTACAATTAACTCAAGCTAGTAGTGCGATCGCCTCTGGCAACCTTGCCCAAGAAGTGGCAATTCCTGAATTAAAAGAATTAAGTATTTTATCCACATCTTTTAATAAAATGGCGGGACAGTTACGCGATTCTTTTGCAGCTTTAGAACAGACTAATCAGGAATTAGAAAAACGAGTTGAGCAAAGAACAGCAGAAATCACAGCCGCTAAAGAAGCTGCTGATGCAGCTAACCGTGCCAAAAGTGAATTTTTAGCTAATATGAGTCATGAATTACGCACTCCCCTCAATGGTATTCTTGGCTATGCTCAGATTCTCCAATTTGACTCCAACGCCACGGATGAGCAGATGGAAGGTTGTCAGATTATTTATGATTGTGGTTCTCATTTACTGACGTTAATTAATGATATTTTAGATATTGCCAAAATTGAAGCTAAAAAATTAGAACTTTATCCTACTGAATCTAATTTAGAACAATTAATCTCCGGCGTTTGTGATATTTGTCGCATTAAAGCTGAACAGAAACAAATTAAATTTATCTATGAGGCACATCATCAGCTACCAACGGCTGTTTATGCTGATGAAAAACGGTTACGCCAAGTTTTAATCAATATAGTGGGTAATGCTGTTAAGTTTACCAAACAAGGAACAGTTACTTTTACTGTAGAAATCATTGGTAGTGCAGACACAATAACAATTCCTGACAAGTATCCACAGTTACCAGTCAGCACAATTAGATTCAAAATTGAGGATACAGGTATTGGGATGACAACCGAACAACTCAAAAAAATATTTTTACCCTTTGAACAAGTAGGAGATAATTCCCACAACTCAGAAGGTACAGGTTTAGGTTTGGCAATTAGTAGTCAAATTATAGAATTGATGGGTAGTGAAATTCAAGTTGAGAGTAATTATGGACAAGGCACTAAATTCTGGTTCGACTTGAATTTGCCAATAGTAGATGCTACAAAATTGCCTAAATCATCTAAAATTATCAAAAATCTAATTGGTTATGAAGGTCAGATAAAAACTATTTTAATTGTTGATGATGTTTGGGAGAATCGGTCGGTTTTTGCTAATCTATTATTTCCAATGGGATTCAAATTAATCGAAGCTCGTAACGGAAAAGAGGGTTTAGAACAAGCAAAAGCTTCTCAACCAGATTTAATTATTACTGATTTAGCAATGCCTGAAATTGATGGTTTCCAGATGACACAAATTCTCCGTTCTCAATTAGAATTTCAAAATACAGTGATCATCGCTTCTTCTGCTAGTGTATCTAACTTCACTCGTCAACAAAGCCAAGAAGCTGGCTGTAACGATTTCCTACCAAAACCTATAAATACTGAGGAATTGTTTAATATATTACAACGTTATCTATTTTTAAACTGGATTTATGCTTCAGATCATAACTCCTCAGCAAAAACATATCGATATCCCGAAGAAATTATATTTCCCCCTGCTACAGAATTAGTTAATCTATATCAAGCTGCTAAGACAGGTTATGTGATGGGTATTCAAGAAGAGATAAACAGAATTAGACAATTAGATGAGAAATATACGGGGTTTTCTAATAAAGTCTCGGAATTAATTGCCGAGTTTGAAGATGAGGAAATAGTGGCGATGATTCAACCTTATTTATCTACCTAATTTTAAGTATTTTAGATAGGTGATTCTTCGCAAATTGCTTGAATCAACATAGATATAAAACTAAGATGTTTTCCAGGATTATCAGATGAGCAGTCCCATCAACAACTCAATCTTAATAGTAGATGATATTCCAACTAACATCAAAGTTTTATTTGACATTCTTAATCAGGCAGGTTTTAAAATTTCTGTAGCCAAAAATGGACAAAGTGCCTTAGCTAAAGCCAAAGAAGCATTACCCAATTTAATTTTATTGGATGTAATGATGCCTGGAATTGATGGATTTGAAACTTGTCGTCAACTAAAAGCTGACACTAGAACTAAAGATATTCCTGTAATTTTTATGACTGCTCTGTCTGATACACTTGATAAAGTCAAAGGGTTACAACTGGGAGCAGTAGATTACATTACCAAACCGATTCAACATGAAGAAGTATTAGCGAGAATCAACGTTCACTTAGAATTACGCAGGACTCAGCTAAGGTTAGCGCAAGAAGAAAAGATGTCTGCTTTAGGACAATTAGTTGCAGGTATTGCTCATGAAATCAATAATCCAGTCAATTTTGTTTATGGCAACTTGATTCATGCTCAAAATTATATTACAGATTTATTAGAATTAATTAAATTATACGAAGACCATACAATTAATCCCATATCAGAAATTCAAGAATTTTCTCAAAAGATTGAATTAGATTTTATTAAACAAGACTTGCCACATTTATTATCTTCGTTAGCAATGGGAACTGAGCGTGTGGAAAAAATTGTGCGATCGCTGCGCTTATTCTCTAGATTAGAAGATGTAGAATTTCAGCAATTTAACATACATGAAGGTCTTGATAGCACACTCATCATTTTAAGCCACCGCCTTAAAGCTTCACCAACAAGACCAATAATCAACGTTATTAAAGAGTATGGTGATATACCTTTGGTAGAGTGTTACGCCGGAAAACTGAATCAAGTATTCATGAATCTGCTTTCTAATGCCATTGATGCCTTAGAAGAGGCAGTAATTAATGCTCAAATAACTCATGAACTAACAATTTGGGTTCGCACAGCCGTTACGGATGATACAAAATCGATATTAGTGGAAATTGCTGATAACGGAGTTGGTATTCCCTCAGAAGCGCAACAAAATATATTTGAGCAATTTTTTACTACCAAGCCTTTAGGTAAAGGTACTGGTTTAGGTTTAGCGATCGCCTATGAGATCATAGTAGAAAAACACAGTGGTACTCTACAAGTAAAATCCACCCCTGGCAAAGGCGCACAATTTTTAATCACTATCCCCATTCAGCAAATAAGTGATGAGTGCTGTTAGCGGTAGCGGCGCGTTTAGCGCGTGATGAGTTTTGAAGTTTCCTTATCCCCCTCATCTCCCTCATCCCCCGGTTGGTGAGCGTAGCCGTACCACTCCGTGGAAGCAAGCTACGCGGAGCGTGGCGTTTAGCCATACCACATCTCCTCCATCCCCGTTAGTAATTCATATCTACGGGGAAAACTTATTAATGGGTAGTGAAGATGCAAAACAAGTATCAAATACCAGAAATAAACACTGATAAGATTTTCTACTGTACTCAACACCCAGTAATAAAAACCTTTCCCTTCTGAAAACACAGTTAAATCAAATGTCTCATACATCAGTTGAAAATAATTTTATTTTAGTTGTAGACGATACCCTAACCAATCTCGAAATCATATCTGAAGCACTAACTAGTGCAGGTTTTGAAGTAGCTACAGCAAGCAATGGAAAAAAAGCGTTTGAACAAATACAAATTAGATTACCAGATTTAATTTTATTAGACGTGATGATGCCAATAATGGATGGACTTGCAACTTGTAAGCAATTGAAGAATCATCCACAAACTAGAGATATTCCCGTCATCTTCATGACAGCTATTACTGATACAGATAGTAAAGTAGAGGCGTTAAGTTTAGGCGCTGTTGATTACATTACCAAACCTTTCCATAAAGCAGAAGTATTAGCACGTATTTCTACACATCTACAACTGAGAAACTTGACAAGAAACTTAGAAAATCGAGTAATTGAACGTACCTTTGAACTGAATCAAGCATTACAAGATTTACAAGAATCTCAACTCCAGCTTGTACAACAAGAAAAAATGTCTGTGCTTGGTCAATTAATGTCTGGTTTAGCTCATGAAATTAATAACCCAGTTAGTTGTATCTATGGAAATCTAGGTCATACTCTCACCTACTTAGAAAACATGACTCATCTGATAGACCTCTATCAACGAAACTATCCTCATCCCGTACCAGAAATTCAAAATGAAATTGATGCAATTGATTTAGATTACATGCGTTCTGATTTACCTAACTTAATTTTTTCTATGAAGGAAGGTATGCAGCGCATTCGAGATATTAGTAAGAGTTTACGAATTTTTTCTAGAGCAGATACAGAAAACAAGATTCAGTTTAATATACATGAAGGTATTGATAGCACCATTTTAATTCTTAAACATCGATTAAAAAGTATTGAAATTCGTCCTGATATTAAAATCAAGAAAGAGTATGGTGAGCTACCTTTAATTAACTGCTTTCCTGGGCAATTAAACCAAGTATTTATGAATATCCTAGCCAATGCTATCGATGCTTTGGATGAATCATTTAACAGTAAATGTAAAGTAGTATTAAATAGTGAGATAGATATATATCCTGAAATCATTATTCAAACAATTTTGAGTGAAGATAAAAACTACGCTGTAATTAAGATTAAAGATAATGGTATAGGAATTTCTAATGAAGATAAAGTAAAGGTTTTTGATAGTTTGTTTACTACTAAAGATGTAGGTAAAGGTACAGGTTTAGGATTATCAATCGCTAGGCAGATTATTGTTCAAAAACATGGTGGTCAGCTTGAAGTCAACTCAGAGATAGGAAAAGGAGCCGAGTTTATAATTTATATTCCTGTTGAATAGTAATAGTGTTTGTTTTTTATATAAACTAATATTGAGCAACAATATTTCTAGCCAATTTGGAAAGATATATGTGTTAATCTAATAATTGGATATTTCTATCTAAGAGCATTAACTTTGCGAATAGTTTAGTGCAAGTTCATATTAAATTTATCTGGTATGTAAATCTCTGCTGAAAACTAGGGAACTATATTGTTGTAGATATTAAAATACCATAGATAAATTCGATGCTAAAGATAGTAGTATGTCATAGTAATGATCCAGACTCTTTATCAGCAGTTCAAGAAGTAATCCTCCAGTCAAAAAATTCTCTGCAAGGAAATTTACCCCAGGCGGGAATTTTATTTGCAGCCATTGACTTTGAACATACCTTAATCTTGCAAAACATTCATCAAGCTTTTCCTGGGATTGAATTGATTGGTGGAACTACAGACGGAGAAATTTCATCATTGTTGGAGTTTCAGCAGGACTCAATTACTTTAATGTTGTTCTGTTCAGATGAAGTCGAAATTCGTGCAGGGGTAGGTTATCAGGTTTCACAAAACCCCATTTTAGCGACGAAGGAAGCTGTAGAACAAGCCAAAGCCAAAAGCACAACTACGCCTCAGTTATGTTTAACCCATCCAGAAAGCCTGACAACTAGTGGTGTGTCTATATTAGATGGGTTGAAAATGGCTTTAGGTGAAAAGTTTCCTATCTTTGGTGGTTTAGCCGCAGATCAGTCAGCATATCAAAACACCTACCAATTCTTTCAAGCAGAAGTTCTCACTGATGCTGTACCAGTTTTGTTATTTAGTGGAAAAGTCTTATTTTCCCACGGAGTCGCTAGTGGTTGGCTACCTATTGGGAAAACTAGCAAAGTTACCAAAGTAGATAAAAATATCGTTTATGAAATAGACGGTAAACCTGCTTTAGAGTTCTATCGGTATTATCTTGGTGAACTTCCGCCATCTATAGAAAATCCTGTAGCCGTGTTTACTCATGACGAAACCAACTTTTATTTAAGAGCGCCGATCGCTTACGATGAACAAACAGGTAGTGTTACATTCTTTGCTGATATTCCTGCACAAGCAAGCATCCAAATGGCTGAAGCTGGTAAGCAAGATATTTTAGCCGCTTCTCAAACATCATTCATGACTGCTTTCAATAATTATCCAGGTAAAGAACCAGCCGGAGTTCTCTTCTTTTCTTGTGTAGCTAGGCGACAAATTTTAGGTACACAAACGCAACAAGAGTATCTAAATACTAAAAATCTTATTAATAAGACTTTACCAGCTTGTGGTTTTTATTCTAATGGTGAGATTGCGCCGCTAGAATCAACAGGTCAAACACAATTTCATAATGAAACTTTTGTCACTTTAATTTTAGGCACTCATTAAAAGCGTAGGAGTATTATGGATTGTGAGCAGAAAATTAAAGACCTGGAAAAAGCTAATAGAATACTTCAGAAAAAATTAGAACGTTCTGAAGTTGACAGAGTGAAGCTGGAGGCAACTAATTCTAAGAAAGAAGCTTTGTTGAAGACGGTAATTGATGAACTTCAAGAATCAAAAACTCAGTTAGAAAGAAGAAGTAATGAATTAGAAAAAACCCTCTTTCATCTGCAAACAATGCAAGATAAAATGGCTGCTTTAGGTAGTATGGTTGCCGATGTGGCACACGAGATTAATAATCCCGTGGGATTTATCATTGGTAATTTAAACCCAGCATTTGAGTATATTCATGATTTATTTCACTTAATTAACCTCTATCAACAGCACTACCCCAATCCATGCCCAGAAATTCAAACAGAAATGGCAGTAATAGATTTTGAGTATATACGTGAAGATTTACCTAAATTAATTGATTCAATGAAAGAAGGAACTACTCGTATTAGTAATCTCAGCAACAGTTTACGGACTTTTTCTAGATCAGATACAGAATATAAAATACTATTTGATATTCACGAAGGTCTTGATAGTACCCTTTGCATTCTTCAACATCGTCTAAAGGCTAATCAAGACCATCCCCAAATCCAAGTAATTAAAGAATATGGTGAAATTCCGGCAATTAATTGTTTTCCAGGACAATTAAATCAGGTATTTATGAATATTTTGGCTAATGCTGTTGATGCTTTAGAAGAGTCTAACTTAGGATTGAGTTTTGTAGAGATTCAGCAAAGAAATAATCAAATTATTATTACGACAAATATAGAAAATAATTCTATTTTAATTAGAATCAGAGATAATGGCTGTGGTATTCCCGAAGATATAAAATCAAAAATATTTGCTCATTCATTTACTACTAAACCTGTGGGTAAAGGAACAGGCTTAGGACTAGCGATCGCGCAACAAATTATTACTCAAAAACATGGGGGAACATTACAAGTCAATTCAGTTGTGGGAGAAGGTTCTGAATTTGTCATTACTCTCCCCATTGAATCGGTGTGAGGGGCTAGGGAGAAGGCAGGAATAAAATACTATTGACTATGGACTAATTGACTAATAACTAATGACCAATGACTAATAACAAAATATCCCCGACTTTAAGAAAAAATCGGGGATACCAAGTGCAAATCGAATTATAACTTACAAACCTTCTGGTTTCTCAGGAGGAATAGCACTTACCTGAGTACTTACCACTTTTGTTGGCTGTAAGATAGCGGTATTGGCAACAGAGTTGTTTGCCAGGGTGAAAAGTGGATTGGATAAGATGCCGGCGATGGAAGTAGCAATTAAGGTGACTACTAAACCCACTTGCAACGGTCTAAATCCAGGTAAATTCCACTGGATTTCGGGGTAATTCTTGACTACCTCGGACATTTCTTGGGGTTCTTTGACTACCATCATCTTGACTACACGAATGTAGTAATAGATGGAGACAACGCTGGTAACTAAGCCTAGTAAGACCATCCAGTAAAGCCCAGCTTGCCAACCAGCCCAGAACAAGTAAATTTTGCCAAAGAAACCAGCTAGGGGAGGAATACCGCCCAAGGAAAGCAAGGAGATACTCAAACCTAGTGTGAGGAGTGGATCTTTTTGGTATAACCCAGAGTATTCGGCAATTTGGTCTGTTCCTGTTCGTAGGGAGAACAGAATAATGCAGGTGAAACCGCACAGGTTCATGAATAGATAAACCAGCAAGTAGAAGATCATGCTGGAATATCCGGCATCAGTACCAGCAATCAAGCCAATCATCACAAACCCAGCTTGGGCGATGGATGAATAAGCAAGCATCCGTTTCATGCTGGTTTGGGCTAGGGCGACGACGTTACCCAAAATCATACTGAGAACTGCTAAGGCTGTAAAGACAAACTTCCATTCTTCAGCAACGTAAGGGAAGACTGTAGTTAACAAGCGAATAGCTAGGGCAAAGCCGGCCGCTTTGGAACCAACGGATAAAAAGGCAATTACTGGGGTAGGAGCGCCTTCATATACGTCTGGTGTCCATTGGTGGAAGGGTGCGGCGGAAATTTTAAAGCCAATACCCGCGATGACGAAAACGAGGGCAATCACGACACCTAAAGATTGACCAACGTTAGCGGCGATGATGCCGTCAGCGATCGCACTCAGTTGGGTTTGTCCACCTGATAAACCGTATAAAAGTGACACGCCATACAGAAATACTGCTGTGCTAGAAGCTCCAATCAACAAGTATTTCAGCGCCGCCTCATTAGAACGGGGGTCACGCTTGGTATAACCTGTTAACAGATAGGAGGAGATACTCAGGGTTTCTAGGGAGATGAAAATCATTACCAACTCACTAGCACCGGAGAGGAACATCCCACCCAAGGTAGCGGTTAACAAAATGGCGGTGAACTCCGCTAAAGGAGTACCACTTTGTTCTACATAGCGGATTGACATCAGTATTGTAATGACGGCAGATAAGGCAATGATGCCGCGAAAGACTATGCTGAGGTCATCACTACTAAAGCCACCACTAAAAGCGATGGGATTTACAGCATCCCATTGGAAATACAGGGCTACAACCGCCGATAGTAACCCGGCGATCGCCAGATATCCAATCCAGCGCGAGGATGTACGCCCTAAAATCAAATCAGAAATCAAAACCCCCATGAGAGTAAGAATGACAATACTCTCTGGCAAAATTGTTCCAGCATTTAATTGTGCTGCAAGATTAGCAAAATCCATGAGATATAT
Above is a genomic segment from Nostoc sp. MS1 containing:
- a CDS encoding ATP-binding protein is translated as MIHSGVQTARKLPLRLILIIPFVLQTFTAVSLVGYLSFRNGQKAVNELADQLLMKVNGLVDQHLDTYLATPHQINQINVDAARLGMLNLEDFQLTGRYFWQQMQVFNVGYISFANPQGEFIGVERLNNGNLLINEVSQKQGIGKLYVYDTNNQGDRLKLTAVKNYDPRVEAWYSDAVNVTKPIWSQIYQWEDKPNILSISASYPIHDKKNKFAGVLSVDLILSQISRFLANLKVGKTGQIFIIERSGLIVAASNQESPYDVINGKAQRVSAFESKDYLIQKTSNYLQQKFGQLKNIRAYQQSLIELQGEKYFVQVKPWNDKLGLDWLVVVIVPEKDFMAQIHTNNRTTILLCLGALIIATAMGVYTSRWIVLPILQLTQASSAIASGNLAQEVAIPELKELSILSTSFNKMAGQLRDSFAALEQTNQELEKRVEQRTAEITAAKEAADAANRAKSEFLANMSHELRTPLNGILGYAQILQFDSNATDEQMEGCQIIYDCGSHLLTLINDILDIAKIEAKKLELYPTESNLEQLISGVCDICRIKAEQKQIKFIYEAHHQLPTAVYADEKRLRQVLINIVGNAVKFTKQGTVTFTVEIIGSADTITIPDKYPQLPVSTIRFKIEDTGIGMTTEQLKKIFLPFEQVGDNSHNSEGTGLGLAISSQIIELMGSEIQVESNYGQGTKFWFDLNLPIVDATKLPKSSKIIKNLIGYEGQIKTILIVDDVWENRSVFANLLFPMGFKLIEARNGKEGLEQAKASQPDLIITDLAMPEIDGFQMTQILRSQLEFQNTVIIASSASVSNFTRQQSQEAGCNDFLPKPINTEELFNILQRYLFLNWIYASDHNSSAKTYRYPEEIIFPPATELVNLYQAAKTGYVMGIQEEINRIRQLDEKYTGFSNKVSELIAEFEDEEIVAMIQPYLST
- a CDS encoding response regulator; translation: MSSPINNSILIVDDIPTNIKVLFDILNQAGFKISVAKNGQSALAKAKEALPNLILLDVMMPGIDGFETCRQLKADTRTKDIPVIFMTALSDTLDKVKGLQLGAVDYITKPIQHEEVLARINVHLELRRTQLRLAQEEKMSALGQLVAGIAHEINNPVNFVYGNLIHAQNYITDLLELIKLYEDHTINPISEIQEFSQKIELDFIKQDLPHLLSSLAMGTERVEKIVRSLRLFSRLEDVEFQQFNIHEGLDSTLIILSHRLKASPTRPIINVIKEYGDIPLVECYAGKLNQVFMNLLSNAIDALEEAVINAQITHELTIWVRTAVTDDTKSILVEIADNGVGIPSEAQQNIFEQFFTTKPLGKGTGLGLAIAYEIIVEKHSGTLQVKSTPGKGAQFLITIPIQQISDECC
- a CDS encoding response regulator, encoding MSHTSVENNFILVVDDTLTNLEIISEALTSAGFEVATASNGKKAFEQIQIRLPDLILLDVMMPIMDGLATCKQLKNHPQTRDIPVIFMTAITDTDSKVEALSLGAVDYITKPFHKAEVLARISTHLQLRNLTRNLENRVIERTFELNQALQDLQESQLQLVQQEKMSVLGQLMSGLAHEINNPVSCIYGNLGHTLTYLENMTHLIDLYQRNYPHPVPEIQNEIDAIDLDYMRSDLPNLIFSMKEGMQRIRDISKSLRIFSRADTENKIQFNIHEGIDSTILILKHRLKSIEIRPDIKIKKEYGELPLINCFPGQLNQVFMNILANAIDALDESFNSKCKVVLNSEIDIYPEIIIQTILSEDKNYAVIKIKDNGIGISNEDKVKVFDSLFTTKDVGKGTGLGLSIARQIIVQKHGGQLEVNSEIGKGAEFIIYIPVE
- a CDS encoding FIST signal transduction protein; this translates as MLKIVVCHSNDPDSLSAVQEVILQSKNSLQGNLPQAGILFAAIDFEHTLILQNIHQAFPGIELIGGTTDGEISSLLEFQQDSITLMLFCSDEVEIRAGVGYQVSQNPILATKEAVEQAKAKSTTTPQLCLTHPESLTTSGVSILDGLKMALGEKFPIFGGLAADQSAYQNTYQFFQAEVLTDAVPVLLFSGKVLFSHGVASGWLPIGKTSKVTKVDKNIVYEIDGKPALEFYRYYLGELPPSIENPVAVFTHDETNFYLRAPIAYDEQTGSVTFFADIPAQASIQMAEAGKQDILAASQTSFMTAFNNYPGKEPAGVLFFSCVARRQILGTQTQQEYLNTKNLINKTLPACGFYSNGEIAPLESTGQTQFHNETFVTLILGTH
- a CDS encoding sensor histidine kinase, giving the protein MDCEQKIKDLEKANRILQKKLERSEVDRVKLEATNSKKEALLKTVIDELQESKTQLERRSNELEKTLFHLQTMQDKMAALGSMVADVAHEINNPVGFIIGNLNPAFEYIHDLFHLINLYQQHYPNPCPEIQTEMAVIDFEYIREDLPKLIDSMKEGTTRISNLSNSLRTFSRSDTEYKILFDIHEGLDSTLCILQHRLKANQDHPQIQVIKEYGEIPAINCFPGQLNQVFMNILANAVDALEESNLGLSFVEIQQRNNQIIITTNIENNSILIRIRDNGCGIPEDIKSKIFAHSFTTKPVGKGTGLGLAIAQQIITQKHGGTLQVNSVVGEGSEFVITLPIESV
- a CDS encoding NAD(P)H-quinone oxidoreductase subunit N, with protein sequence MDFANLAAQLNAGTILPESIVILTLMGVLISDLILGRTSSRWIGYLAIAGLLSAVVALYFQWDAVNPIAFSGGFSSDDLSIVFRGIIALSAVITILMSIRYVEQSGTPLAEFTAILLTATLGGMFLSGASELVMIFISLETLSISSYLLTGYTKRDPRSNEAALKYLLIGASSTAVFLYGVSLLYGLSGGQTQLSAIADGIIAANVGQSLGVVIALVFVIAGIGFKISAAPFHQWTPDVYEGAPTPVIAFLSVGSKAAGFALAIRLLTTVFPYVAEEWKFVFTALAVLSMILGNVVALAQTSMKRMLAYSSIAQAGFVMIGLIAGTDAGYSSMIFYLLVYLFMNLCGFTCIILFSLRTGTDQIAEYSGLYQKDPLLTLGLSISLLSLGGIPPLAGFFGKIYLFWAGWQAGLYWMVLLGLVTSVVSIYYYIRVVKMMVVKEPQEMSEVVKNYPEIQWNLPGFRPLQVGLVVTLIATSIAGILSNPLFTLANNSVANTAILQPTKVVSTQVSAIPPEKPEGL